From Streptomyces qinzhouensis, one genomic window encodes:
- the rsfS gene encoding ribosome silencing factor: MTATERSVELVNAAAQAAADRLAHDIIAYDVSDVLSITDAFLIASAPNDRQVKSIVDEIEERLLKDLGAKPVRREGDRDARWILLDYVDIVVHVQHSEERVFYALERLWKDCPELSLPEDAVKTRGKGKEHAELTGGADGELN; the protein is encoded by the coding sequence GTGACCGCAACCGAGCGCTCCGTCGAGCTTGTCAACGCCGCCGCCCAAGCGGCCGCCGACCGGCTCGCACACGACATCATCGCCTACGACGTCAGCGATGTTCTGTCCATCACCGACGCCTTCCTGATCGCCTCCGCGCCCAACGACCGCCAGGTCAAGTCGATCGTCGACGAGATCGAGGAGCGGCTGCTCAAGGACCTCGGCGCCAAGCCGGTGCGCCGCGAGGGCGACCGCGACGCCCGTTGGATCCTCCTCGACTACGTCGACATCGTGGTCCACGTCCAGCACAGCGAGGAGCGGGTCTTCTACGCTCTGGAGCGGCTGTGGAAGGACTGCCCCGAGCTGTCCCTGCCCGAGGACGCGGTCAAGACCCGCGGCAAGGGCAAGGAGCACGCGGAGCTGACCGGTGGCGCGGACGGTGAGCTGAACTGA
- a CDS encoding glutamate-5-semialdehyde dehydrogenase: MTTSPSPQESLSPVGRAARLARSAAEQLAPLPRAAKDAALLAVADALEARTDEIVRANAEDVARARENGTGESIVDRLTLTPERVRAIAADVRDVVALPDPVGEVVRGSTLPNGLDLRQVRVPLGVVGIVYEARPNVTADAAALCLKSGNAVLLRGSSSAYASNTALVRVIRDAVAEAGLPADAVQLVPGESRESVQELMRARGLVDVLIPRGGAGLIRTVVEQSVVPVIETGTGNCHVYVDAEADLDMAVSVLINSKAQRPSVCNAAETLLVHRDIAPVFLPRALDALAEAGVTVHGDEAVAAYGDDSKATVVAATEEDWETEYLSYDIAAAVVDSLDDAVAHIRRWSSGHTEAIVTTSQAAARRFTRLVDSTTVAVNASTRFTDGGQFGFGAEIGISTQKLHARGPMGLPELTSTKYILTGDGHIR; encoded by the coding sequence ATGACGACGTCGCCCTCCCCGCAGGAGTCCCTCAGCCCCGTCGGCCGGGCCGCCCGGCTCGCCCGGAGCGCCGCCGAGCAGCTCGCCCCCCTGCCGCGGGCGGCCAAGGACGCCGCGCTGCTGGCCGTCGCCGACGCCCTGGAGGCCCGGACGGACGAGATCGTCCGCGCCAACGCCGAGGACGTCGCCCGGGCCCGGGAGAACGGCACCGGTGAGTCGATCGTCGACCGGCTGACGCTCACCCCGGAGCGGGTCCGGGCCATCGCGGCCGATGTCCGTGACGTTGTCGCGCTGCCCGACCCGGTGGGTGAGGTGGTACGCGGCTCGACCCTCCCCAACGGCCTCGACCTGCGACAGGTGCGGGTGCCGCTGGGCGTCGTCGGCATCGTCTACGAGGCCCGGCCGAACGTCACCGCCGACGCCGCCGCCCTCTGCCTCAAGTCCGGCAACGCCGTGCTCCTGCGCGGGTCCTCCTCCGCGTACGCCTCCAACACCGCCCTCGTACGGGTGATCCGTGACGCCGTCGCCGAGGCCGGGCTCCCCGCGGACGCCGTCCAGTTGGTGCCCGGGGAGTCCCGGGAGTCGGTCCAGGAGCTGATGCGCGCCCGCGGTCTGGTGGACGTCCTGATTCCGCGCGGCGGCGCCGGGCTGATCCGTACCGTCGTGGAGCAGTCCGTCGTCCCCGTCATCGAGACCGGCACGGGCAACTGCCATGTGTACGTGGACGCCGAGGCCGATCTCGACATGGCCGTCTCGGTGCTGATCAACTCCAAGGCCCAGCGCCCCAGCGTCTGCAACGCCGCCGAGACGCTCCTCGTCCACCGGGACATCGCGCCCGTTTTCCTGCCGCGCGCCCTCGACGCGCTGGCGGAGGCCGGGGTGACCGTCCATGGTGACGAGGCCGTGGCGGCGTACGGGGACGACAGCAAGGCGACGGTCGTCGCGGCCACCGAGGAGGACTGGGAGACCGAGTACCTCTCGTACGACATCGCCGCGGCCGTGGTGGATTCGCTCGACGACGCGGTGGCGCACATCCGGCGCTGGTCGTCCGGGCACACCGAGGCCATCGTCACCACCTCGCAGGCCGCGGCCCGCCGCTTCACCCGGCTGGTGGACTCGACGACGGTCGCCGTCAACGCCTCGACCCGGTTCACCGACGGCGGCCAGTTCGGCTTCGGCGCGGAGATCGGCATCTCCACGCAGAAGCTGCACGCCCGAGGTCCGATGGGACTGCCCGAGCTGACCTCGACCAAGTACATCCTCACCGGCGACGGCCACATCCGGTAG
- a CDS encoding M48 family metallopeptidase, which translates to MTESSHDKVPSRQRKRFPGISSRAYEHPADRSALVALRKLSGFDTVFKALSGLLPERSLRLLFLSDSVRVSDEQFAHLHAMLRDACYILDLEKVPAMYVTQDPRPNAMCIGLDEPIIVVTTGLVELLDEEEMRAVVGHEVGHALSGHSVYRTILLFLTSLALKIAWVPLGNVAIMAIVTALREWFRKSELSADRAGLLVGQDLQASMRGLMKIAGGNHLHEMNVDAFLRQAEEYEAGGDLRDSVLKIMNVLPRSHPFTTVRAAELKKWAESRDYQRLMDGHYPRRDEDKDTSVTDSIRESASHYADTVRTSKDPLMKLVGDIAGGAGDLGGKLRDKFTGGGRANGSGESGSSGDGESSGSNGSKGSSGS; encoded by the coding sequence ATGACCGAAAGCAGTCACGACAAGGTGCCGAGCAGGCAGCGGAAGAGGTTCCCGGGGATCTCGTCACGGGCGTACGAGCACCCGGCGGACCGTTCGGCGCTGGTCGCCCTGCGCAAGCTCAGCGGTTTCGACACCGTCTTCAAGGCGCTGAGCGGGCTGCTTCCCGAGCGCAGTCTGCGGCTTCTCTTCCTCTCCGACTCCGTTCGGGTGAGCGATGAACAGTTCGCCCATCTGCACGCCATGCTGCGGGACGCCTGTTACATCCTCGACCTGGAAAAGGTCCCCGCGATGTACGTCACGCAGGACCCGCGGCCCAATGCCATGTGCATCGGCCTCGACGAGCCGATCATCGTGGTGACGACGGGTCTGGTGGAGCTGCTGGACGAGGAGGAGATGCGGGCGGTCGTGGGCCACGAGGTGGGCCACGCCCTCTCCGGTCACTCCGTCTACCGCACGATCCTGCTCTTCCTGACGAGCCTGGCGCTGAAGATCGCCTGGGTGCCGCTGGGCAATGTGGCGATCATGGCGATCGTGACCGCGCTGCGGGAGTGGTTCCGCAAGTCGGAGCTGTCCGCGGACCGGGCGGGGCTGTTGGTGGGACAGGATCTCCAGGCGTCCATGCGCGGCCTGATGAAGATCGCCGGCGGAAACCACCTCCACGAGATGAATGTGGACGCCTTCCTCCGCCAGGCCGAGGAGTACGAAGCGGGTGGCGATCTGCGGGACTCCGTCCTCAAGATCATGAACGTGCTGCCGCGTTCGCACCCGTTCACCACGGTCCGGGCGGCCGAGCTGAAGAAGTGGGCCGAGAGCCGTGACTACCAGCGGCTCATGGACGGCCACTACCCCCGGCGCGACGAGGACAAGGACACTTCGGTGACCGACTCCATCCGCGAGTCCGCCTCGCATTACGCGGACACCGTGCGCACCAGCAAGGATCCGCTGATGAAGCTCGTCGGCGACATAGCGGGCGGCGCGGGGGATCTGGGCGGCAAGCTCCGTGACAAGTTCACCGGCGGCGGCCGGGCGAACGGCAGCGGGGAGAGCGGGAGCAGCGGGGACGGCGAGAGCAGCGGAAGCAACGGGAGCAAGGGGAGCTCCGGCAGCTGA
- a CDS encoding LCP family protein — MNDQQNPYDPYPPQPQIIGYDAYGQPVYQQPQQPHEAQQPHEQQYDSSYQQSEQGYDQPYQQPYDPYAQQAPGPSGHQDYGYDPHQGQTPEPYPPYEQTTPGEQTPGQPYGYDRTYGQEGYGYDTGTLPTAVDSTQQWTVPPQQPAPGAEQPPADGPAEADPRAAALPGQRRSGEEPSEERDYRTEQFSFIAEPDEESEDVIDWLKFTESRSERREEAKRRGRNRVVALGVALGLVVVAGIGWIVAAAMSGEEKKSVSAGAQKRDVIVVHLHNTKKKGTSTALLVDNVTTGRGTTVLLPSALSVADDNGVGTTLGKSVEADGTAGTREAVGTLLGARISGTWRLDTPFLENLVELVGNIELTTDTEVPGAAKGAAPLVKKGENQTLNGRAAVAYATHLAAGEPESKQLQRFGQVVQGVLKKFPSDAESATVTVETLGQILDPSLSEKDLGASLAKLADHAKGGDYATALLPVQPDGKPTEQAINQVVKDVLGGSVGGSEQGAAVRIGVRNATGKPAATEAARVSLVNSGYTVVDGGRADTAGTSTVTYGDAKHQTEATEVAKTLGLPATAVKKGTPAANADIAVVLGGDYKTG, encoded by the coding sequence GTGAACGACCAGCAGAATCCGTACGATCCTTATCCGCCGCAGCCGCAGATCATCGGCTACGACGCGTACGGGCAGCCGGTCTACCAGCAGCCCCAGCAGCCTCATGAGGCCCAACAGCCTCATGAGCAGCAGTACGACTCTTCGTACCAGCAGTCCGAGCAGGGCTACGACCAGCCGTACCAGCAGCCGTACGACCCCTACGCCCAGCAGGCCCCCGGGCCCTCCGGCCATCAGGACTACGGCTACGACCCCCACCAAGGGCAGACCCCGGAGCCGTACCCTCCGTACGAGCAGACCACGCCCGGTGAGCAGACCCCGGGGCAGCCGTACGGCTACGACCGGACCTACGGCCAGGAGGGGTACGGCTACGACACCGGCACCCTGCCGACGGCCGTCGACTCCACCCAGCAGTGGACCGTCCCCCCGCAGCAACCGGCCCCCGGGGCCGAACAGCCGCCCGCCGACGGCCCCGCCGAAGCGGATCCGCGGGCCGCCGCCCTGCCCGGGCAGCGGCGTTCCGGCGAGGAGCCGTCCGAGGAGCGCGACTACCGCACCGAGCAGTTCTCGTTCATCGCGGAGCCCGACGAGGAATCCGAAGATGTCATCGACTGGCTGAAGTTCACCGAGAGCCGCTCCGAACGGCGCGAGGAGGCCAAACGGCGCGGACGTAACCGGGTGGTCGCCCTCGGCGTCGCCCTGGGCCTTGTCGTGGTGGCCGGTATCGGCTGGATCGTGGCGGCGGCCATGTCGGGCGAGGAGAAGAAGAGCGTCTCCGCCGGTGCCCAGAAACGCGATGTGATCGTGGTGCATCTGCACAACACGAAGAAGAAGGGCACCTCGACCGCCCTCCTCGTCGACAATGTCACCACCGGCCGTGGTACCACCGTCCTGCTCCCCAGCGCCCTGTCCGTCGCCGACGACAACGGCGTCGGCACCACCCTCGGCAAGTCCGTCGAGGCCGACGGCACCGCCGGTACCCGCGAGGCCGTCGGCACCCTCCTCGGCGCCCGGATCAGCGGCACCTGGCGGCTCGACACCCCCTTCCTGGAGAACCTCGTCGAACTCGTCGGCAATATCGAGCTCACCACCGACACCGAGGTCCCCGGCGCGGCCAAGGGCGCCGCGCCCCTGGTGAAGAAGGGCGAGAACCAGACCCTCAACGGCCGGGCCGCCGTCGCCTACGCCACCCATCTCGCCGCCGGGGAGCCCGAGTCCAAGCAGTTGCAGCGCTTCGGCCAGGTGGTGCAGGGCGTGCTGAAGAAGTTCCCGAGCGACGCGGAGTCCGCGACCGTCACCGTGGAGACCCTGGGGCAGATCCTCGACCCCTCGCTCTCCGAGAAGGACCTCGGCGCGTCCCTCGCCAAGCTCGCCGACCACGCCAAGGGCGGCGACTACGCCACCGCCCTGCTCCCGGTCCAGCCCGACGGCAAGCCCACCGAGCAGGCGATCAACCAGGTCGTCAAGGATGTCCTCGGCGGCTCCGTCGGCGGCTCCGAGCAGGGCGCGGCGGTCCGGATCGGGGTCAGGAACGCCACCGGCAAACCCGCTGCCACGGAGGCCGCCCGGGTCTCCCTGGTCAACAGCGGCTATACGGTCGTCGACGGCGGCCGCGCGGACACGGCCGGGACATCGACGGTCACCTACGGTGACGCCAAGCACCAGACGGAGGCCACCGAGGTCGCCAAGACGCTCGGGCTGCCGGCGACCGCGGTGAAGAAGGGCACACCCGCCGCCAACGCCGATATCGCCGTCGTCCTCGGCGGCGACTACAAGACCGGCTGA
- a CDS encoding bifunctional cytidylyltransferase/SDR family oxidoreductase — protein MSAPHVAKPRTTAVVLAGGTGQRVGLSIPKQLLKIAGKAVIEHTLTIFEQADAIDDVIVLMAPGFVPDVEKIITRAGLTKVRRVIEGGATRNETTERAITALGDGLAPGEDINVLFHDAVRPLLSQRVIQDCVDALDRYQAVDVAIPSADTIIVTRTHGEDGEFITEVPDRSRLRRGQTPQAFKLSTIRRAYEISAGDPNFQATDDCSVVLRYLPDVPIHVVAGDEYNMKVTQPVDVFLADKLFQLASTAAPAQADEAAYRELLAGRTLVVFGGSYGIGADIAALAERYGARVYALGRSTTGTHVENPEHVDDALSRAYAETGRIDYVINTAGVLRIGKLAETDNSTILEALNVNYLAPVQIARAAYKYLAETKGQLLLYTSSSYTRGRAEYSLYSSTKAAMVNLTQALADEWAGDGIRVNCVNPERTATPMRTKAFGAEPAGSLLSSEAVARTSLDVLLSDLTGHVVDVRQQDPTRDASEASGFDQALAALLDRQGDV, from the coding sequence GTGTCCGCACCACATGTAGCCAAGCCCCGAACCACGGCCGTCGTGCTCGCGGGGGGCACCGGGCAACGGGTGGGTCTGTCGATCCCGAAGCAGTTGCTGAAGATCGCGGGCAAGGCCGTCATCGAGCACACCCTGACGATCTTCGAACAGGCCGACGCCATCGATGACGTGATCGTTCTCATGGCGCCGGGCTTCGTCCCCGACGTAGAGAAGATCATCACCAGAGCGGGTCTGACCAAGGTGAGGCGAGTCATCGAAGGCGGCGCGACCCGTAACGAGACCACCGAGCGGGCCATCACCGCGCTCGGCGACGGACTGGCCCCCGGCGAGGACATCAACGTCCTCTTCCACGACGCCGTCCGTCCGCTGCTGTCACAGCGCGTGATCCAGGACTGTGTCGACGCCCTCGACCGCTACCAGGCCGTCGACGTCGCCATCCCCTCCGCCGACACCATCATCGTCACCCGCACCCACGGCGAGGACGGCGAGTTCATCACCGAGGTCCCGGACCGCTCCCGGCTGCGCCGCGGCCAGACCCCGCAGGCCTTCAAGCTCTCCACGATCCGCCGCGCCTACGAGATCTCCGCGGGCGACCCCAACTTCCAGGCCACCGACGACTGCTCCGTGGTCCTCAGGTACCTGCCCGACGTCCCGATCCATGTCGTCGCGGGCGACGAGTACAACATGAAGGTGACCCAGCCGGTCGACGTCTTCCTCGCCGACAAGCTCTTCCAGCTGGCCTCCACCGCCGCCCCCGCCCAGGCCGACGAGGCCGCCTACCGCGAACTGCTGGCCGGTCGCACCCTCGTGGTCTTCGGCGGCTCGTACGGCATCGGTGCCGACATCGCCGCCCTCGCCGAGCGCTACGGCGCCCGGGTGTACGCGCTCGGCCGCTCCACCACCGGCACCCATGTCGAGAACCCGGAACACGTCGACGACGCGCTCTCCCGCGCCTACGCCGAGACCGGACGCATCGACTACGTGATCAACACCGCCGGGGTGCTGCGGATCGGCAAGCTCGCCGAGACCGACAACAGCACCATCCTCGAAGCGCTGAACGTCAACTATCTGGCCCCGGTCCAGATCGCCCGCGCCGCCTACAAGTACCTGGCCGAGACCAAGGGGCAGCTGCTGCTCTACACCTCCTCCAGCTACACCCGCGGCCGCGCCGAGTACAGCCTCTACTCCTCCACCAAGGCCGCCATGGTCAATCTGACCCAGGCCCTCGCGGACGAATGGGCCGGCGACGGGATCCGGGTCAACTGCGTCAACCCCGAACGCACCGCCACCCCCATGCGGACCAAGGCCTTCGGCGCCGAGCCCGCGGGCAGCCTGCTCTCCTCCGAGGCCGTCGCCCGCACCTCGCTGGACGTCCTGCTCTCCGACCTGACCGGCCATGTCGTCGACGTACGGCAGCAGGACCCCACCCGGGACGCGTCCGAGGCATCCGGCTTCGACCAGGCACTGGCCGCGCTCCTCGACCGGCAGGGCGACGTGTGA
- a CDS encoding histidine phosphatase family protein, translated as MNEDAYKRTGRRLVLWRHGQTSWNLERRFQGTTDIALTETGITQARRAARLLASLEPDAIIASDLKRAAATAGELADVTGLDVTYDEGLRETYAGAWQGLTHQEIIERYNEQYTAWKRGESVRRGGGELETEVADRAAPVVLHHAEKLPENGTLVVVSHGGTIRTTIGRLLGLESGHWESLGGLSNCCWSVLGEGARGWRLLEHNAGTLPEPVLGDDT; from the coding sequence CTGAACGAGGACGCCTACAAGCGCACCGGCCGCCGCCTCGTCCTGTGGCGGCACGGCCAGACCTCCTGGAATCTGGAGCGCCGCTTCCAGGGCACCACGGACATCGCGCTCACCGAGACCGGAATCACCCAGGCCCGGCGTGCCGCCCGGCTGCTGGCCTCCCTGGAGCCGGACGCGATCATCGCCTCCGATCTGAAGCGGGCCGCCGCCACCGCCGGCGAGCTGGCCGATGTCACCGGCCTCGACGTCACATACGACGAGGGACTGCGGGAGACCTACGCCGGTGCCTGGCAGGGGCTGACCCACCAGGAGATCATCGAGCGGTACAACGAGCAGTACACGGCCTGGAAGCGCGGCGAGTCCGTGCGCCGGGGCGGCGGCGAGCTGGAGACCGAGGTGGCCGACCGGGCCGCTCCGGTCGTCCTCCACCATGCCGAGAAGCTCCCGGAGAACGGCACGCTGGTCGTGGTCAGCCACGGCGGCACCATCCGCACCACCATCGGCCGGCTTCTCGGTCTGGAGTCCGGGCACTGGGAGAGCCTCGGCGGCCTCTCCAACTGCTGCTGGTCGGTCCTCGGCGAGGGCGCACGCGGCTGGCGGCTGCTGGAGCACAACGCGGGCACCCTCCCGGAGCCCGTCCTCGGCGACGACACCTGA
- a CDS encoding glycosyltransferase, with the protein MKISFLIHTIYGIGGTIRSTLNLAEELVGRHEVEIVSVFRHRDVPLFPVDPRITLIGLVDTRPGSPDGSSDGSSDGSSDGSSDGSSDGSSDGSSDGSAEGEPGGGTAHREPSALMPRHENRYREYSALTDERIHAHYAASDADVVIATRPALVPCLARSAPQNAVLVGQENMSLGYHGPELVEELLPGLDVLDALVTVSEADAAAWRARLPQPDTRVVAVPNGVPEPTLAPAALRERTVVAAGRISREKQYDTLLVAFARVVAAHPDWRLRLYGWGPDRERVRRVVHRLGLHNSVELMGAVVPMEAEWVKGSIAVSTSRHESFGLTLVEAMRCGLPVISTDCDHGPRTIVTDGEDGLLVPVGDSGAVADALLRLIQDEPLRRRLGGAARTAARRFDPAGTAKAYEELFAELGAGPLHRTGPDAAAVSRTRPFAPVADCGTGDDGSVTVRIVTPAAAAMQYPGLRLVCTRADTGGGTDSGTGPAKGRTRTGGRKGAKGGSRPRGRTATAPDRTEHVFPFAPDGTAVVPPGAGLADGLWLCHTEDPRTGRRAELTARTVDQRGVLRAGERFTRDTAVRHLVPFRDPAGHRLTLRSWVRRLHVESGDITLDEHRFTLTGRIHGPVEPAGEPTLVLRRGGDPADEMVFHGTREGTRGFAVTFDGEAVAERREREDEQWELWLRYSPEQDPVAVGRLLDDVLRKSDVRGFPEVLLHKQRSLLLARRVLRRIRGQDQRLVVLKLAFDDGNRLVLHVRDR; encoded by the coding sequence ATGAAGATTTCCTTCCTCATTCACACGATCTACGGCATCGGCGGCACCATCCGCAGCACGCTGAACCTGGCGGAAGAGCTCGTGGGCCGGCATGAGGTGGAGATCGTGTCGGTCTTCCGGCATCGCGACGTCCCGCTGTTCCCCGTCGACCCGCGGATCACCCTGATCGGGCTGGTCGACACCCGCCCCGGCTCCCCGGACGGATCATCGGACGGTTCTTCGGACGGCTCTTCGGACGGTTCTTCGGACGGTTCTTCGGACGGTTCTTCGGACGGTTCTTCGGACGGCTCGGCCGAGGGCGAGCCGGGCGGCGGGACCGCGCACCGCGAACCGTCCGCGCTCATGCCCCGCCACGAGAACCGCTACCGCGAGTACAGCGCCCTCACCGACGAGCGGATACACGCCCACTACGCGGCCTCGGACGCCGATGTCGTCATCGCCACCCGCCCCGCGCTGGTGCCCTGCCTGGCCCGGTCGGCCCCCCAGAACGCGGTGCTCGTCGGCCAGGAGAACATGAGCCTCGGCTACCACGGACCGGAGCTGGTCGAGGAGCTGCTGCCCGGTCTTGACGTCCTCGACGCCCTGGTCACGGTCTCCGAGGCGGACGCGGCGGCCTGGCGCGCCCGGCTGCCCCAGCCCGACACCCGGGTCGTCGCCGTGCCCAACGGGGTCCCCGAGCCGACCCTCGCCCCCGCCGCCCTGCGGGAGAGGACCGTGGTGGCGGCCGGCCGGATCTCCCGCGAGAAGCAGTACGACACCCTCCTCGTCGCCTTCGCCCGGGTCGTCGCCGCCCATCCCGACTGGCGGCTGCGCCTCTACGGCTGGGGCCCCGACCGGGAGCGGGTCCGCCGGGTCGTCCACCGCCTCGGCCTGCACAACAGCGTCGAGCTGATGGGCGCGGTGGTGCCCATGGAAGCCGAGTGGGTCAAGGGGTCGATCGCCGTCTCCACCTCCCGCCACGAGTCCTTCGGCCTCACCCTCGTCGAGGCGATGCGCTGCGGGCTGCCGGTGATCAGCACCGACTGCGACCACGGCCCCCGGACGATCGTCACCGACGGCGAGGACGGACTGCTGGTCCCCGTCGGCGACAGCGGCGCCGTGGCCGACGCCCTGCTCCGGCTGATCCAGGACGAGCCGCTGCGCCGCAGACTCGGCGGGGCGGCCAGGACCGCCGCCCGCCGCTTCGACCCGGCGGGGACGGCCAAGGCCTACGAGGAGCTCTTCGCCGAACTGGGCGCGGGCCCGCTCCACCGCACCGGCCCGGACGCCGCCGCCGTCTCCCGTACCCGCCCCTTCGCACCGGTCGCGGACTGCGGGACCGGGGACGACGGATCGGTGACCGTACGCATCGTGACGCCCGCCGCCGCCGCGATGCAGTACCCGGGGCTGCGGCTGGTCTGCACCCGGGCCGACACCGGCGGCGGTACGGACTCCGGTACGGGCCCGGCCAAGGGCCGGACCAGGACCGGCGGCCGCAAGGGCGCCAAGGGCGGCTCCCGGCCGCGCGGGAGAACCGCGACCGCCCCCGACCGTACCGAGCACGTCTTCCCCTTCGCCCCGGACGGCACCGCCGTCGTCCCGCCCGGCGCCGGACTCGCCGACGGGCTGTGGCTCTGCCACACCGAAGACCCCCGCACCGGCCGCCGGGCCGAGCTGACCGCCCGCACGGTCGACCAGCGCGGTGTGCTGCGCGCCGGCGAACGGTTCACCAGAGACACCGCCGTCCGCCACCTCGTACCGTTCCGGGACCCGGCCGGCCACCGGCTGACACTCCGCTCCTGGGTCCGCAGACTGCATGTGGAGTCCGGCGACATCACCCTCGACGAACACCGCTTCACCCTCACCGGACGGATCCACGGCCCGGTCGAACCCGCGGGCGAACCCACCCTCGTCCTGCGCCGCGGCGGCGACCCCGCCGACGAGATGGTCTTCCACGGCACCCGCGAGGGCACCCGCGGCTTCGCGGTCACCTTCGACGGCGAGGCCGTCGCCGAACGGCGGGAGCGGGAGGACGAACAGTGGGAGCTGTGGTTGCGCTACAGCCCCGAACAGGACCCGGTAGCGGTGGGGCGTCTCCTTGACGATGTGCTCCGGAAGAGTGATGTCCGCGGCTTCCCCGAGGTCCTGCTCCACAAACAGCGGTCCCTGCTCCTGGCCCGCCGGGTGCTGCGCCGTATCCGGGGCCAGGACCAGCGCCTCGTAGTGCTGAAACTGGCCTTCGACGACGGAAACCGGCTCGTCCTCCATGTGAGGGACCGATGA
- the nadD gene encoding nicotinate-nucleotide adenylyltransferase, whose product MGQQEEQAGTAPGVPGDGPARRRLGVMGGTFDPIHHGHLVAASEVAALFHLDQVVFVPTGQPWQKTHEVVSPAEDRYLMTVIATASNPQFSVSRIDIDRPGKTYTIDTLRDLRNLNEDTDLFFITGADALSQILGWRDATELFSLAHFIGVTRPGHDLTDDGLPEGKVSLVEVPALAISSTDCRGRVAKGDPVWYLVPDGVVRYIDKRQLYRGQ is encoded by the coding sequence ATGGGACAGCAGGAAGAACAGGCGGGCACCGCGCCCGGGGTACCGGGCGACGGTCCCGCCAGGCGGCGACTCGGTGTCATGGGCGGGACGTTCGACCCGATCCACCACGGACACCTGGTGGCCGCGAGCGAGGTGGCCGCCCTGTTCCACCTCGACCAGGTCGTCTTCGTCCCCACGGGGCAGCCGTGGCAGAAGACCCATGAGGTCGTTTCGCCGGCCGAGGACCGTTACCTCATGACGGTGATCGCCACGGCCTCCAATCCCCAGTTCTCGGTGAGCCGGATCGACATCGACCGCCCCGGAAAGACGTACACCATCGATACCCTCCGGGATCTGCGGAACCTGAACGAGGACACCGACCTCTTCTTCATCACCGGGGCCGACGCCCTCTCCCAGATCCTGGGCTGGCGGGACGCGACCGAGCTGTTCTCGCTCGCGCACTTCATCGGGGTCACCCGCCCCGGCCACGACCTGACGGACGACGGACTGCCGGAGGGCAAGGTCTCCCTCGTCGAGGTACCGGCGCTGGCGATCTCCTCCACCGACTGCCGGGGGAGGGTCGCCAAGGGGGATCCGGTCTGGTATCTCGTACCCGACGGTGTCGTGCGCTACATCGACAAGCGCCAGTTGTACCGCGGTCAGTGA
- the proB gene encoding glutamate 5-kinase → MTEARQHVAQARRIVVKVGSSSLTTAAGGIDADRVDALVDVLAKVRSGGEKEIVLVSSGAIAAGLAPLGLARRPKDLARQQAAASVGQGLLVARYTASFARHGVRVGQVLLTADDTSRRAHYRNAYRTLDQLLAMGAVPVINENDTVATDEIRFGDNDRLAALVAHLVRADLLVLLSDVDGLYDGDPARPGTTRIDEVRGPADIAHVQIGSAGRAGVGTGGMVTKVEAARIATEAGVPVVLTSAVSAADALAGRTTGTFFHRTGRRSAGRLLWLAHASTPQGALVLDDGAVRAVVQGRKSLLPAGIAAVEGDFTAGDPVELRDTGGRPVARGLVNYDARELPPLLGRSTRELARELGPEYEREVVHRDDLVVMHP, encoded by the coding sequence GTGACAGAGGCAAGACAGCACGTGGCGCAGGCCCGCAGGATCGTCGTCAAGGTGGGCTCGTCCTCCCTGACCACCGCGGCGGGCGGGATCGACGCCGACCGGGTCGACGCCCTCGTGGACGTACTCGCCAAGGTCCGCAGCGGGGGCGAGAAGGAGATCGTGCTGGTCTCGTCGGGTGCCATCGCCGCCGGCCTCGCCCCGCTCGGCCTCGCCCGCCGGCCCAAGGACCTCGCCCGGCAGCAGGCCGCCGCCAGCGTCGGCCAGGGGCTGCTCGTGGCCCGCTACACCGCCTCCTTCGCCCGGCACGGCGTACGGGTCGGCCAGGTGCTGCTGACCGCCGACGACACCAGCCGCCGCGCCCACTACCGCAACGCCTACCGGACCCTCGACCAACTGCTCGCCATGGGCGCCGTACCGGTCATCAACGAGAACGACACCGTCGCCACGGACGAGATCCGCTTCGGCGACAACGACCGGCTCGCGGCGCTCGTCGCCCATCTGGTCCGGGCCGATCTGCTGGTGCTCCTCTCGGACGTGGACGGGCTGTACGACGGCGATCCGGCGCGCCCCGGCACCACCAGGATCGACGAGGTCCGCGGACCGGCCGATATCGCGCATGTGCAGATCGGCAGCGCGGGCCGGGCGGGTGTGGGCACCGGCGGCATGGTCACCAAGGTCGAGGCCGCCAGGATCGCCACGGAGGCCGGGGTGCCGGTCGTCCTCACCTCCGCGGTGAGCGCCGCGGACGCCCTCGCGGGCCGGACCACCGGCACCTTCTTCCACCGGACCGGACGCCGCTCCGCCGGACGGCTGCTGTGGCTCGCCCACGCCTCCACCCCCCAGGGTGCGCTGGTCCTCGACGACGGCGCGGTCCGGGCGGTCGTCCAGGGCCGCAAATCGCTGCTCCCGGCCGGAATCGCGGCCGTCGAGGGCGACTTCACCGCGGGCGACCCCGTCGAACTCCGCGACACCGGCGGCCGGCCCGTCGCCCGCGGTCTGGTCAACTACGACGCCCGGGAACTCCCCCCGCTGCTCGGCCGTTCCACCCGCGAACTCGCCCGGGAACTCGGTCCGGAATACGAGAGGGAGGTCGTACACAGGGACGATCTCGTGGTGATGCACCCCTGA